The Pyricularia oryzae 70-15 chromosome 5, whole genome shotgun sequence genome includes a region encoding these proteins:
- a CDS encoding C6 zinc finger domain-containing protein produces the protein MDHGAAASLSPTSPVSARSHVGANGGPKRKRSVGGLASTIDSSPGSPGLDDDHGDHHEKKRQPGVKRACNECRQQKLRCDVVQDPFQGCTRCGRLKLECKIESNFKRVGKRSKHAEMEKEIDMLRRAVQRARTAGFIDEDDSMHSQLQSPIVNNVYSHTRNPSLMGSEEAVSSLLHLKRGYTIPRIVRSLDEVQLTEDAEAQLFDIFFRHYHPTLPFLNPQMTPEAYYQQHTLLYWVIVAIASRRYPADPTLLGNISRPLTQLLWSTIGEVPGNYCIVKALCLLCTWPLPTSTSSADPTHILCGVMMKIATGIGLHRPMHINDFSRVQIELNMEQLHDRVTTWAVCNIVAQTIGTGYGQPASTLYDWTLAVRPGDNGPFQLSAELEARLQIERFCDKVSKEMYSNASDPRGVAGDEHRSILMRVFRREYSELNANILSRDLSPVVNLHLKAAGLHLRLAAFFDSSKTQTYVDDLKELFRATTSFLDAVLEGDYDTNPQEQGGNDTLKYATNYIQQMLVATGFVLLKLMRSFFAKIIDFERGRLLFHRTSQAIRATSVNRNDLSWRLAELMVQMWNGARVDPTYMESGMIDDSLQLKVRCRHSMSLVFDSIWAWREDYEARGRGSLDALKNPTNPDSANESSASSTHLDTTLMPPSHGLTASLIEPTPAPANSGGLTPLGASGLSGNSNNGGTQNSAALLTTLGGYDANATAYDFFDPQHWMLDNLVDFGYSFGGVQALET, from the exons ATGGATCACGGCGCCGCAGCGTCGCTGAGCCCGACAAGCCCCGTCAGTGCGCGGAGTCACGTCGGTGCCAACGGCGGTCCCAAGAGAAAGCGCAGCGTCGGCGGCCTGGCCAGCACCATCGACAGCAGCCCCGGCAGCCCAGGGCTTGACGATGATCATGGCGATCACCACGAGAAGAAGCGCCAGCCGGGCGTGAAACGGGCATGCAACGAGTGCCGGCAACAAAAG TTACGTTGCGATGTCGTACAAGACCCGTTTCAGGGATGCACGCGTTGCGGGCGGCTCAAGCTCGAGTGCAAGATCGAATCCAACTTCAAGCGCGTCGGCAAGCGCAGCAAGCACGCCGAGATGGAGAAGGAGATTGACATGCTGCGGCGCGCCGTACAACGAGCGCGAACTGCCGGCTTcatcgacgaggacgacagcATGCACTCGCAACTCCAGTCGCCCATTGTAAACAACGTCTACTCGCACACCCGAAACCCGTCACTGATGGGCTCCGAGGAGGCCGTATCGTCCCTGCTGCATCTGAAAAGGGGCTACACGATACCTAGAATCGTCCGCAGTCTTGACGAGGTCCAACTCACCGAGGATGCTGAAGCCCAGCTTTTCGACATCTTTTTCCGCCACTACCATCCCACACTCCCGTTTCTCAACCCACAAATGACGCCCGAGGCTTACTACCAACAACATACCCTGCTCTATTGGGTCATTGTGGCTATAGCCTCCAGACGATATCCAGCAGATCCCACGCTGCTAGGAAACATCTCACGCCCGTTGACCCAATTACTTTGGTCGACCATAGGAGAGGTGCCGGGCAACTATTGTATCGTCAAGGCGCTCTGCCTTCTTTGCACATGGCCTCTGCCAACTAGCACCAGTTCTGCGGACCCTACACATATCCTCTGCGGCGTCATGATGAAGATTGCCACGGGGATAGGATTGCATCGGCCAATGCACATCAACGACTTCTCCCGAGTTCAGATAGAGCTGAACATGGAGCAACTCCATGACCGTGTCACCACCTGGGCTGTTTGCAACATTGTGGCACAAACAATAGGCACTGGCTACGGTCAGCCTGCCTCAACACTATATGACTGGACCCTTGCTGTCCGTCCCGGCGATAATGGACCATTCCAATTGTCTGCCGAACTAGAAGCCAGACTGCAGATCGAGCGCTTCTGCGACAAGGTTTCCAAGGAGATGTACAGCAATGCCAGTGACCCTCGAGGCGTCGCTGGAGACGAGCACCGTTCGATCCTCATGCGCGTCTTTCGTCGCGAGTACAGCGAGCTCAATGCCAATATTCTGTCGCGAGACCTGAGCCCTGTTGTCAACTTGCACCTCAAGGCGGCAGGCCTCCACCTACGCCTCGCCGCCTTTTTCGATTCGAGCAAGACCCAAACCTATGTCGATGATTTGAAAGAGCTTTTCCGCGCGACCACCAGTTTCTTGGACGCAGTTCTGGAGGGTGACTATGACACAAACCCCCAGGAGCAAGGCGGAAACGACACTTTGAAATACGCGACGAATTACATTCAGCAAATGCTTGTTGCCACTGGTTTCGTACTTCTCAAGCTGATGCGGTCTTTCTTTGCAAAGATCATAGACTTTGAACGCGGCCGGCTCCTGTTCCACCGCACCTCACAGGCCATCCGGGCTACAAGCGTCAATAGGAACGATCTCAGCTGGCGACTAGCTGAGCTGATGGTACAGATGTGGAATGGCGCCCGGGTAGATCCTACATATATGGAGAGTGGCATGATTGATGATAGTTTACAGCTCAAGGTTCGATGCAGACATAGCATGAGCCTTGTTTTTGACTCGATCTGGGCATGGAGGGAGGATTACGAAGCCAGGGGACGTGGTTCGTTGGATG CCCTCAAGAATCCCACGAACCCGGACTCGGCGAACGAATCTTCGGCATCTTCGACCCATTTGGACACGACTTTGATGCCGCCCTCCCATGGACTTACGGCTAGCCTGATCGAGCCAACACCAGCACCCGCAAACAGTGGTGGTCTGACACCACTGGGCGCATCTGGGCTCTCTGgaaacagcaacaatggaGGCACCCAGAATAGCGCAGCCCTTCTGACTACTCTGGGTGGTTATGATGCAAACGCAACAGCCTATGACTTTTTTGATCCCCAACACTGGATGCTCGATAACCTGGTCGACTTTGGCTACTCATTCGGCGGCGTTCAGGCGCTCGAAACCTAA
- a CDS encoding arginase has product MKSVAWYLVWLSPALAAWEFPRGPQVPLGGSHVWHADDVDIITGSQFNGLKTFGNLPYVNCFSDEQAAIKGNGYDIAVMGAPFDTSTTGRPGTRYGPQGIRTGSQRIFAKELWSIYTGKNLFASGASIVDCGDVTLTWLDNNYALKQLDKAHRVVSGRVAANTSISKTPRILTLGGDHTTTLSALRSTYQRFGPVSVIHMDSHIDTWDPAVLGGGISDYAGLNHGTFLHIAHEEGLIKNTSIHAGIRAPLIRRQGDLRNDLRCGFTIITARDLDRLGVSGMISRIKERVGDSKVYISIDIDVLDPAFAPATGTAEPGGWSTRELLSILDGLTGLSVVGADVVEVAPVYDNVGETTVLAAAEVGMSLLGLMVDTPVKSK; this is encoded by the exons ATGAAATCTGTTGCCTGGTATCTAGTGTGGCTCAGCCCGGCATTAGCAGCATGGGAATTTCCACGCGGACCGCAGGTGCCCCTTGGCGGCTCCCATGTTTGGCACGCTGACGATGTCGACATAATAACGGGTAGTCAGTTCAATGGGTTAAAGACTTTTGGGAACCTGCCGTATGTCAATTGCTTCTCGGACGAGCAGGCAGCGATCAAAGGCAACGGCTATGACATTGCCGTGATGGGAGCCCCGTTTGATACG AGTACTACAGGGAGACCTGGGACACGCTATGGGCCTCAGGGGATACGGACGGGCAGTCAGAGGATTTTTGCAAAGGAGTTGTGGAGCATCTACACAG GCAAGAATCTGTTTGCATCTGGGGCATCCATCGTCGACTGTGGGGATGTCACGCTTACATGGCTGGACAACAATTATGCATTGAAGCAGTTGGATAAGGCTCACAGG GTCGTTTCGGGGAGGGTTGCGGCCAACACTTCCATCTCAAAGACACCGAGGATCCTAACACTGGGCGGCGACCACACCACCACACTCTCTGCCTTACGGTCGACATATCAACGATTTGGACCAGTCTCTGTGATTCATATGGATTCCCACATCG ACACCTGGGATCCTGCCGTCCTTG GCGGCGGAATATCTGATTATGC CGGTTTGAACCATGGAACATTCTTGCACATAGCCCACGAGGAAGGGCTCATCAAAAACACGTCTATCCATGCTGGGATTCGCGCCCCTCTTATTCGGCGACAGGGAGACTTGAGAAACGACCTTAGATGCGGCTTCACCATCATCACTGCTCGAGATTTGGATAGACTTGGCGTTTCCGGCATGATCTCCCGCATCAAGGAAAGGGTAGGCGACTCCAAGGTGTATATCAGTATTG ACATCGACGTCCTTGATCCTGCCTTTGCACCGGCAACAGGCACTGCCGAGCCCGGGGGCTGGTCCACACGAGAGCTCCTAAGCATCCTGGACGGTCTCACTGGACTGTCCGTCGTTGGAGCCGACGTCGTCGAAGTTGCCCCGGTCTATGACAATGTGGGCGAGACTACGGTCCTGGCTGCGGCGGAGGTGGGCATGAGCCTCCTCGGGCTGATGGTGGACACACCAGTCAAGTCCAAATAG
- a CDS encoding tyrosyl-tRNA synthetase encodes MLSSSFLKLRGSARHRICRRCLAPQTSANFSTSRILRVTEDAEKPQPRSPIVIRPIGNTESTKFYAKKQAAATAWAERADRIQDGKEPCLWDVFEERGLVKDVAGSREAIRELMRLKRIGAYVGIDPTAASLHLGHLVPLMPLFWMYMNGYTSITLLGSATAKVGDPSGRLTDREKQHREVFNKNMVSMHYQLKKIWTNVDAMARRYGYQEEWAWSRGQRNNNEWWNKQPLLEFLQLLGSNVRVGPMLSRDTVKRKLTEGDGLSFAELTYTLMQGWDWWTLYKQLGVQMQIGGSDQFGNIVQGIEVVKTVRPQQPIPGVNPESPLEEIIGFTTPLLTNSSGEKIGKSSGGGNLWLSNIKTSPYDLYGYFVRQPDEDMERLLKLFTFIPTKKISEIIAEHETDKPKRVAQHRLAFEVIALVHGMDVAESTQIEHKAMHGKGSVKTLFTHDTAEQVLLNSAPEAHKKLPMKLMEKGNVARILYAAGLAKSVSDGHRLATQQAVYIGGREGNKEMGANLCFVPIKTWFPEDTKNFLINGKFLILRKGKHDIRIIEFISDEEYEALGETYRGQPHTGKVRQAREIADLRQTMAEDAGIADRKPTSPESKLQALRKQLEFFEKNFNPNVHNPRSHPETIRAKIQRLEQQQKLVGQEGK; translated from the exons ATGCTCTCATCATCTTTTCTCAAGCTCCGCGGGTCGGCGCGACATCGGATCTGCAGAAGATGCTTAGCTCCGCAAACATCAGCGAACTTCTCGACCAGCCGCATACTCCGAGTCACAGAGGACGCTGAGAAACCCCAGCCACGGTCACCAATTGTGATCAGACCTATTGGGAACACCGAATCAACAAAATTCTATGCCAAGAAGCAGGCTGCCGCTACTGCTTGGGCTGAACGGGCGGACAGGATACAAGATGGCAAAGAACCGTGTTTGTGGGACGTTTTTGAGGAGCGTGGGCTAGTAAAGGATGTTGCTGG ATCTCGAGAAGCCATACGCGAGTTAATGCGGCTGAAGAGGATAGGAGCCTACGTTGGCATCGACCCTACTGCCGCCTCCCTTCACCTTGGCCACTTGGTGCCGCTTATGCCGTTGTTTTGGATGTACATGAACGGCTACACAAGCATCACTCTGCTCGGCAGCGCTACCGCCAAGGTGGGTGACCCCTCAGGGCGCTTGACCGACAGGGAAAAGCAGCACCGCGAGGTGTTTAACAAAAACATGGTCTCGATGCACTACCAACTCAAGAAGATCTGGACCAACGTCGACGCAATGGCCAGGCGGTACGGGTACCAGGAAGAGTGGGCATGGAGTCGCGGTCAAAGAAACAACAACGAATGGTGGAACAAACAACCCCTGCTCGAATTCCTCCAACTGCTGGGTTCCAACGTGAGAGTTGGTCCAATGCTCAGCAGAGACACCGTGAAGCGGAAACTGACCGAGGGAGACGGACTCTCCTTTGCTGAGCTCACCTATACACTGATGCAGGGATGGGATTGGTGGACTCTATACAAGCAGCTGGGAGTGCAGATGCAAATAGGGGGTTCTGATCAGTTCGGAAACATCGTGCAGGGTATCGAAGTGGTCAAGACAGTGCGGCCACAACAGCCCATCCCCGGAGTCAACCCAGAGTCGCCTCTCGAGGAAATCATCGGCTTCACGACCCCACTACTTACGAACTCGTCTGGTGAAAAGATCGGCAAGTCCAGTGGCGGAGGTAACCTCTGGCTCAGCAACATCAAGACCAGCCCTTACGACTTGTACGGCTACTTTGTCCGTCAACCCGATGAAGACATGGAGCGCTTGCTCAAGTTGTTCACTTTTATTCCAACCAAGAAAATTAGCGAGATCATCGCGGAGCATGAAACCGACAAACCCAAGAGGGTGGCTCAGCACAGGCTCGCCTTTGAGGTTATTGCTCTGGTGCACGGAATGGATGTTGCCGAAAGCACCCAGATTGAGCACAAGGCCATGCACGGCAAGGGCTCAGTCAAGACACTGTTTACGCACGACACCGCGGAACAAGTGCTGCTCAACTCAGCGCCTGAGGCTCACAAGAAGCTGCCAATGAAGCTGATGGAGAAGGGCAACGTCGCGCGCATCCTGTACGCTGCGGGACTGGCCAAGAGCGTGAGTGATGGCCATCGTCTCGCGACGCAGCAGGCAGTGTATATTGGAGGCCGGGAGGGGAACAAGGAAATGGGCGCCAACCTCTGTTTCGTCCCCATCAAGACTTGGTTCCCCGAGGATACCAAGAACTTCCTGATCAATGGCAAGTTTTTGATCCTTCGCAAGGGCAAGCACGACATCCGGATTATCGAGTTCATTAGCGACGAGGAGTACGAAGCCCTGGGCgagacataccgcgggcagCCTCACACTGGCAAAGTGCGCCAAGCGCGGGAGATTGCAGACCTTCGACAGACCATGGCTGAAGATGCTGGCATCGCGGATCGCAAGCCCACGTCGCCAGAGTCGAAATTACAAGCTTTGAGGAAGCAGCTTGagtttttcgaaaagaacttCAACCCCAATGTGCACAACCCGAGATCACACCCTGAGACGATCAGGGCGAAGATACAACGACTCGAGCAGCAACAGAAGCTGGTTGGTCAAGAGGGGAAATAG
- a CDS encoding tumor suppressor candidate 4 — MIQGIFYARFLPQEGTKIVAQSPPGCIVPSEGATKAPLLDFDVLQEYIIPRKAFFNRYVTVRDPDGKCSVLGFPVSIFHPKYHRNEFIFNFGLVVDAGLSAADQLPYERVVRRLAVTFAELEKQNEYLSALGGGLVAAGPVCHSSSAGYDDFSARRPIEGLLEIVREDLNNYGECMIPVDDANAINMKLFPYHPVPPQVKGWHVPVAKLRLADVVDDTWDLTMQKVIAHIDGVNDVRRIAFLADVSIDLTQLALRHLLYYDTVLLLDMFFFGSCYAPRPSIHEFIANLDGVVDECAAYVCVMPPGPSSSGGGGGNGGGDASSGSTINNHHFGSRSSAETSPTAHHHHYRPSHPGTPPRVSNFLLVKLMTSFCAGRTVMEWLKVHLDTGFDVLRFVDVRRLVQFGVIKGFLYRVHKHVVSKQYIAALATGQARPSRDANADPLQRYTDGRHCFDQIITEQNLADPEILDRLRNLPLPPGDLTVFYR; from the exons ATGATACAAGGAATCTTTTACGCCCGGTTCCTGCCGCAAGAAG GTACCAAAATCGTCGCCCAAAGTCCTCCCGGCTGCATCGTCCCGTCGGAGGGAGCCACAAAGGCACCGCTCCTCGACTTTGACGTGCTGCAGGAGTACATCATCCCGCGCAAGGCCTTTTTTAACCGGTACGTGACGGTGAGGGACCCGGACGGCAAGTGCAGCGTCTTGGGGTTTCCAGTATCCATCTTCCACCCAAAATACCACCGCAACGAGTTCATCTTCAACTTTggcctcgtcgtcgacgCCGGCCTGTCCGCCGCAGACCAGCTGCCTTACGAGCGTGTCGTCCGTCGCCTGGCCGTCACATTTGCCGAGCTCGAGAAGCAAAACGAGTACCTGAGCGCCCTGGGCGGTGGGTTGGTTGCCGCGGGACCCGTGTGCCACAGCTCCTCGGCAGGATATGACGACTTTAGTGCTCGCCGCCCCATAGAGGGACTGCTGGAGATCGTCAGGGAAGACCTCAACAACTACGGCGAGTGCATGATCCCCGTTGACGACGCCAACGCCATCAACATGAAGCTCTTCCCCTACCACCCGGTCCCGCCGCAGGTCAAGGGCTGGCACGTCCCCGTCGCCAAGCTGCGCCTCGCCGACGTGGTCGACGACACGTGGGACCTGACCATGCAAAAGGTCATCGCCCATATCGACGGCGTCAACGACGTTCGCCGCATCGCTTTTCTAGCCGACGTCTCCATCGACCTGACCCAGCTGGCCCTCCGCCACCTGCTCTACTACGACACCGTTCTCCTCCTCGACATGTTCTTCTTTGGCTCGTGCTACGCGCCCCGCCCCTCCATCCACGAGTTCATCGCGAACctcgacggcgtcgtcgatgaGTGCGCCGCCTACGTCTGCGTCATGCCGCCTGGTCCctccagcagcggcggcggtggcggaaaCGGTGGAGGGGATGCCTCCTCGGGCTCTACGATCAACAACCACCACTTTGGCAGCCGCTCGTCGGCCGAGACGTCTCCAACCGCGCATCACCATCACTACCGCCCTTCTCACCCGGGCACACCCCCACGGGTGAGCAACTTCCTGCTCGTCAAGCTGATGACGAGCTTCTGCGCGGGGCGGACCGTGATGGAGTGGCTCAAGGTGCACCTGGACACGGGGTTCGACGTGCTGCGGTTCGTCGACGTGCGGCGCCTGGTCCAGTTTGGCGTCATCAAGGGGTTTCTGTACCGCGTGCACAAGCACGTCGTCTCCAAGCAGTACATCGCCGCCCTGGCCACGGGACAGGCCCGACCATCGAGGGACGCAAACGCGGACCCGCTGCAGAGGTATACCGATGGGCGTCACTGCTTTGATCAGATCATCACGGAGCAGAACCTTGCCGACCCCGAGATCCTGGACAGGCTGAGGAACCTCCCTCTGCCGCCGGGCGACCTGACGGTGTTTTATAGGTAG
- a CDS encoding phytanoyl-CoA dioxygenase — protein sequence MAPTTGLRESLERDGFVVIPQALGSGQLAKLREAAAEVEKLARAGGWPHIRTVGKQFPPWPSKPNDEEGGIWGVQSLLHPDMPGRDEFARLYFSETILGPARELIGESGDQGCSDEDLVMELLNMLVRPGKAFELRWHRDDIGPDATDEEELRRLSEPAWHAQWNLALWEDESLILVPGSHARARTPQERSAGPYETGLEGEIRVRLQAGDVAFYNNNVFHRGAYDPTKERLTIHGSVGHVRGGQLRARNVLQHGVTWIDRCDFKDALGSDQRILDRAEAMRERLIRLGRESGDVGYSLSG from the coding sequence ATGGCTCCCACTACAGGGCTGCGCGAGTCCCTCGAGAGGGACGGATTCGTCGTGATACCACAGGCCCTCGGCTCAGGGCAACTGGCCAAGCTTCGCGAAGCAGCCGCCGAGGTCGAAAAGCTCGCTCGCGCGGGCGGGTGGCCTCATATCCGCACCGTCGGGAAGCAGTTTCCCCCGTGGCCATCCAAGCCCAACGACGAAGAGGGCGGTATCTGGGGCGTACAGAGTTTGCTGCATCCAGACATGCCTGGCCGGGATGAGTTTGCGCGGCTGTACTTTTCGGAAACGATACTAGGTCCTGCGCGAGAACTGATAGGCGAGTCCGGGGATCAGGGCTGCAGCGATGAGGACCTGGTCATGGAGCTGCTCAACATGCTGGTGCGTCCGGGCAAGGCGTTTGAGCTGCGCTGGCACCGCGACGACATCGGTCCCGACGCgacggacgaggaggagctcaGGAGGCTGTCGGAACCGGCGTGGCATGCGCAATGGAACCTGGCGCTGTGGGAGGACGAAAGCCTGATCCTCGTGCCTGGATCGCACGCCCGCGCACGAACCCCCCAGGAGCGGTCCGCCGGTCCGTACGAGACTGGGCTGGAGGGCGAGATTCGCGTCAGGCTACAGGCTGGCGACGTTGCATTCTACAACAACAACGTCTTCCACCGCGGTGCCTACGATCCCACCAAGGAGCGCCTGACGATCCACGGCTCGGTGGGACACGTCCGTGGGGGCCAGCTCAGGGCGAGGAATGTGCTCCAGCATGGTGTCACATGGATCGACCGCTGCGACTTCAAAGATGCACTTGGGTCTGATCAGCGCATTCTTGATAGAGCAGAAGCCATGCGGGAGCGTCTTATCCGTCTGGGAAGGGAAAGCGGCGACGTCGGGTATTCGTTGAGTGGCTGA